A single genomic interval of Polaribacter vadi harbors:
- the rplS gene encoding 50S ribosomal protein L19 → MEALLKFVQDEFVTKKELAEFAAGDTITVYYEIKEGEKVRTQFFRGVVIQRRGTGTSETFTIRKMSGTVGVERIFPVNLPSLQKIEVNKRGKVRRARIFYFRGLTGKKARITEKRR, encoded by the coding sequence ATGGAAGCTTTATTAAAATTTGTTCAAGACGAATTTGTAACAAAAAAAGAACTTGCAGAATTTGCAGCAGGTGATACAATTACTGTGTATTACGAAATTAAGGAAGGTGAAAAAGTACGTACTCAGTTCTTTAGAGGAGTTGTAATACAAAGAAGAGGAACAGGAACTTCAGAAACTTTTACAATCAGAAAAATGTCTGGTACTGTAGGTGTAGAAAGAATTTTCCCTGTTAACTTACCTTCTCTTCAAAAAATTGAAGTTAATAAAAGAGGTAAAGTTCGTAGAGCTCGTATCTTTTACTTTAGAGGTCTTACTGGTAAAAAAGCTAGAATTACTGAAAAAAGAAGATAA
- a CDS encoding ArnT family glycosyltransferase — protein MNTIKTFIINNKAISWVLGFQLFRLILLPFMGLMPQDAYYYLYGQNLSLSYFDHPGMIGYLLRIFSEVFGQSVFIVKFTDFFITSLTILSFYKLASYFLSKQKLQRAFVLLASTIFISILSFNSTPDVPLLLFWTLSLICLYKAIFEDKKLFWILGGIAMGLAFNSKYTALLLQIGLILFVLFSKKQRKLLLSPWLYVSLLISVAVTFPVWYWNYQNDFASFAFQSSSRTSSISEFKFSSSYFFGAIGHQLFLLLPVLFLIFITFTYKYIKRALLKFRLPSSKTLFLLAFFIPTFVGFFSLTPIYWVKLNWMMPSYITGIILAGMFISKKLLKIQLIISIIFHVLFCIQILFYVAPIKSDDTWVGWKELAIETEKLQEKYPNTFVFSDDNYKTSACLNFFMDDKVYAQNIIGLPALHFDYLGDDLSTLKGKNAIFIDSDKRFKTADKLGEVNPLLDAYFKNVTELEPIIIQINKNQSRKFWVFYCTDYQPKK, from the coding sequence TAGGTTGATTTTACTCCCATTTATGGGCTTAATGCCACAAGATGCCTACTATTATTTATATGGGCAAAATTTATCTTTGTCGTATTTTGATCATCCAGGAATGATTGGATATCTATTAAGAATTTTCTCTGAAGTTTTTGGACAATCTGTTTTTATTGTAAAGTTTACCGACTTTTTTATTACTTCGTTAACTATTTTAAGTTTCTATAAATTAGCCTCTTATTTTTTATCAAAACAAAAATTACAAAGAGCGTTTGTTTTACTAGCCTCCACTATTTTTATTTCTATTTTATCATTCAATTCTACTCCAGATGTTCCTCTTTTATTATTCTGGACATTGAGTTTAATCTGTTTATACAAAGCTATATTTGAAGATAAAAAACTCTTTTGGATTCTTGGAGGAATTGCAATGGGTTTAGCTTTTAACAGCAAATACACAGCACTTTTATTACAAATCGGACTGATTTTATTTGTGCTTTTTTCAAAAAAACAGAGAAAATTACTACTTTCTCCTTGGCTGTATGTATCGTTATTAATTTCTGTGGCAGTCACATTTCCTGTTTGGTATTGGAATTATCAAAACGATTTCGCCTCTTTTGCGTTTCAATCTTCTTCAAGAACAAGTTCAATTTCTGAATTTAAATTTTCTTCAAGTTATTTTTTTGGTGCAATTGGGCATCAACTATTTTTGTTATTGCCTGTTTTGTTTTTAATTTTTATCACTTTTACCTATAAATATATTAAAAGAGCGTTGTTAAAATTTAGATTACCAAGTTCAAAAACGTTGTTTTTATTAGCATTTTTTATTCCTACATTTGTTGGTTTCTTTAGCCTCACTCCTATTTATTGGGTAAAATTAAATTGGATGATGCCTTCTTACATCACTGGAATTATTTTAGCAGGGATGTTTATCAGCAAGAAATTATTGAAAATTCAGCTTATCATTTCTATTATTTTTCATGTGCTTTTTTGCATTCAAATATTGTTTTATGTAGCTCCTATTAAGAGTGATGACACTTGGGTTGGCTGGAAAGAATTAGCAATAGAAACTGAAAAACTACAAGAAAAATATCCAAATACTTTTGTATTTTCTGATGATAATTATAAAACATCTGCTTGTTTAAACTTTTTTATGGATGATAAAGTGTATGCGCAAAACATTATAGGTTTGCCTGCTTTACATTTCGATTATTTGGGTGATGATCTATCAACCTTAAAAGGAAAAAATGCCATTTTTATTGATTCTGATAAACGTTTTAAGACTGCTGATAAGTTAGGAGAAGTGAATCCATTGTTAGATGCATATTTTAAAAATGTAACTGAATTAGAGCCAATTATCATTCAAATAAATAAAAACCAGAGCAGAAAATTTTGGGTTTTCTATTGTACTGATTATCAACCTAAAAAATAA